The DNA region GATTGCTCGAGAGGTATTGGAAAGATAATCAAACGTCTCCCTCTTATAGCGCGCTTTCTTTCCAAACGGAAACTCGAAAAGGAAAACACCATTAAGCATCATGAGAGTTCCACATACATTGAAGAGCTTGATCCATGGAGAGGGAGAATATCTAGTCTACGTCGACTTGTACTAAGAGGAATGAATGAGCTGATATCACTTCCACCACTTCCGGAATCGGTAGTGGAACTAGATGCAGAAGATTGTGAGTCACTAGAAAGACTAGATTTCTCCTTTCACAATCCGGATATTCGTCTCAACTTCGCAAACTGCTTCAAACTAAATCAAGAAGCCATAGATCTCATCATTCAAACGCCGACCAATGGATATGCGGTCTTTCCCGCTGAAGAAGTGCCTATGTACTTCACTTACCGATCTTCTGGGAGTTCCATAACTGTGATGCTGAATGAAATGCCTCTTGGTAAATCAATCAAATTTAAGGCATGCATCTTATGTGCTTATGATGACGAAAATAAGTTTGAACTTTGGGAAAGTGCATCTGTCTGTTGTACCATCACGTCCGGAGGGAATGCTTCCATTGCTTGTAATAAAAGGGTAGAACAAGTTTTGCCGGGGAATCTGTGCACATTCAAGGTAGAGGTTGAAACAGAGGAGTTCAATTCCACCGAGCTTGTTTTTGATTTTGGGCTCCTCAATTCGGATTCCAAAACATGGAAGATAAAAGAATGTGGGGTGCTCCCACTCCTGGAGGTCCCTTTATTGAGCTTCACAGATGCCGTTGAAGATTTTGAACCTTCACACATTGAGAGCTCTGGAGATGGCGATGAAGATTATGAAACTGCAGACAATGAGAGTTTAGGAGATAGCTATGAAGGTTATGGTACTGCAGACAATGAGAGACTTAGGAGATAGCGATGAAGGTAACAACTAGAATATAAACTCCATGTTAAGTAGTTTCATTAAAACCAATACTACTTAATTTTGGTCATAATCTAAAATTCGGTATAGTCAGTGTCCACTTAAAAGTAAAGCCATAAACAAAACGATGTTTTCGAAAATCAGTATAGAAGTGCTAGTGTAGACACTAACCACTACATGAACACTTAATCACCGCCTAATATTTCTTAAACATGGGGTTGTACAATGAAGAAGTTCAAAATCTCCAGAACCTctaaatcttattttttttgcttgtaCCTAAAGTAATCTGTAAAATACTCATTGTCTGTATCTGTTGTGTGACTACAAAGTTTCACTATACTTTGTGAGCAAAAGAATATTTGAATATGATTTTGAAACATAGcatttttctttgtgtttgatTCCAATAAAAGATCAATCTAAGACAAATTTGAGAATCAAATTTTTCTAACAGTTGGTTAGTATCTCAGCTCCATGTTTGGTTATAGAATGTTATGCTCGAACTGCGCAGAGAGGCTTGCATCTTCTGTTACCATGTTCCATTTATCATCCCATATGACAGGTTTTATGCTTCCAATGGTAAGCATCGGTTCTATGGTGAAGGTTTGATTCAAACCATACATCCGGTGTTATGCTTCCAATGGTAAGCACCGGTTCTATGGAGAAGGTTTGATTCAACATCATACGTCCAGCTACATTGTTCCCTGTGAAGAGACTGGAGTTTAACTAATAATGGCACCAAAAGCAATTATATATCTGAGTTTAAGGGACTACACTTACGGGAGTGGTGAACAGTTGGATCAGTATGGAAGACACGTCCAGTACCGTGGCCTACATAATTTTGAACCACTCCATATTTATGTGTATCTGCATGGtcactttataaatatttcatctTTCAATATCGTAGTAGATGAATAAACATATACTAATTGCTCAAAGGGAATCGGTATCTTACTGGATGATTTTGCAGACTTTCTTGTAAATTACAAGTTGTAATCAACTCCAGGTCCACATCTAGATATAGCTTTTATCTAGAGACTCCTTTGTCACCTACATTACATTCAAAGCATGTGAAAACACTCATCCAACTATTATTATAAACCAGAGTTTTCATAGAACTGGTTTGGAATGAGATTATACCCGGACTAGCTTTTTGGCTTTCTCGTCGACATCTCCACAGAAGAAAGTAGCTGAATTATCACCGTGATAACCCTGTAGACCAAAAACATAAGCATTAGAGTAAACCTAGTGAAGGATTGGGAAACACGCAAAAGAAGACAACTTAAGTTTAAGTAAACCGTGACATCGATGTTGATATTATATCTCATTCTAAAACCATAGCTCGTTCTCTCTCTCCCAGATCACTGTACTGCAAATACAACATAGAGGTTGAATGTGAACATAATCTAGCGGAAGGACAGTGTAATAGAATCTAATGTTgaaattgaaaacaaaacatGAGGAACAAGCAAGTGAGTAAACAAGAAGAGCATTTTGTTTTTAAGTCAAGCACATAAGATGGCCACGGATACAGAACACTAATAACCGGTagataaaataaaccaaacaaTAGATGTGAAGAAAATCTAGACAAATACAATGTAACACAAAATAATGTTGAGTCGAAGAACACTGATCACGATGAAACAAGCAAGTGATTAAACAAGAAGAGTCTTTTTGAATCAAGAGCACTAGATTCTCCACCGAGACAGAGCACTAAAGGATACGAAATTAAATCGAAAGAAACCAACCTAATGTCAAATCAAGAGCACTAGATTCGCCATAACTACTGTTACGATCACGGCGCCGCTTCGCAACCCAGGTCACGACTCAAACAGAGAATAGGAGAAGCTCTGTTTTTCTTAGTCAACAACGAAATGACGTCGTTTCGCCATTTCATATTGTTTGTTTTTGGCGTAAAGGCGTAAAAATATCTCacgatttatatattttattattaaaatcatacttagtgttaataaaaaaaaaaccattgtAATTTTTCGgcgaaacatttttttttcctggaACGCGAAATGATTCTGGTTGTTGTATCATGTCTGATAGCGTTTGCTGTAGCATTAGAATGTCTCGAGTTCCACTATTTTTACATCATAACTGAACATTAACAGAGGTATCAATTTTCCATTAAAATGTATGCTAATGTTAAATGTGTTTTGAGATGACAAAACCTTGAATACATTTCCACGAAATGACTGAACATTTATGATACGGACAAAAGGATACAAAGTGAGGAATTGTGGTGAACCTTGTGCAATAATATCTTATCTCTTTGATAGGTAGGCCCAAATGAGATTTTGCTTGGCCACAGATTTCTTGTGGAAAATTGATACCTCCGTTTCCATGAAACTTTCTttcttgctttttctttttatctctcAGTCTCAGTCAACGTTTCTGTGTTAGTATGTACACATAGCCTCTCTGATAATCATTCCtctttatctaaaaatatctaCAATCTTGATCCTCTCTTCATCGTactaatggatttttttttgtcacgtaCCAATGTTGTTTCTGCTGCTGCAATAAGCCTCTTGGCGCTTTTGGGTACAAGGTTTTTCAACAGAAGATCAAAAtctcatcaagaaaacaaaacaatggcttcttcttctataACGCTTTTGGATCCTCCGTCTTCTTTGCCTCGCAATTGGAAACACCATGTCTTCCCAAGCTTCCACGGGGCAGATGTCCGCAAAAGCTTTCTTAGTCACATTGTCAAGGAGTTCAAGAGCAAAGGAATCGACCTATTCATTGACAATGATTTAGAGAGGAGTAAGTCAATCGGTCCTGAGCTCGTAGAAGCTATTAAAGGCTCCAGGATTGCGATTGTCTTGCTCTCGAAGAACTACGCTTCTTCCACATGGTGCCTGAACGAGCTGGTGGAGATCGTCAAGTGCAAAGAAGAGTTTGGTCAAACAGTGATGCCCCTTTTCTATGAAGTGGACCCAACTGATATAAAGAAGCAGAAGGGCTATTTTGGGGAGGTTTTCAGAAAAACTtgcaaaggaaaaagaaaggAGGAGATCCAAAGATGGAAACATGCTTTGACAGAAGTGGCTCAAATCACAGGTTACCATTCAACAAACTGGTTCGTCCTCTTCATTCCCACTTGTCTTAATCTTTCTAACACATCAACAAACAGCCATCCTGGACGATAGAACAAGTGTTGCTTTCTTTCTTTAGTCAACAGTTATTTGTATGAGAATATCTAATTAGTATGTGGATTGTTTATATAACTGAGTTATTGTTCATCCCCTTGTTCAGGGAAACTGAAGCAAAGATGATTGAAGACACTGCCACTGATGTTTCCAACAAGTTGAACCTTTCCGCACCATGTAGTGATTTCGACAGCTTAGTTGGGATGGAATCTCATATGACAAGAATGGAACCATTGTTACAGCTAGATTCGAGTGAGGTGAGAAAAATAGGGATTTGGGGTTCGCCTGGGATTGGTAAGACCACCATTGCTAGATCTCTATTCAACCGTCACTCCCAAGAATTTCAACTGAGTGTCTTTGTAGATAATATCAAAAAAGAGTATGCAATACCATCTAGTTCCGACGACTACAGTGTGAAGTTGTATTTACAGAAGCAGTTTATGTCTCGGCTAACCAACAACACATGTGTCAGTATTTCACATTTGGGAGTCGTCGAAGATAGGTTGAAAGACAAGAAAGTTCTTGTGGTCCTTGATGATGTGGATCATTTAGAACAAGTGGAAGCCATGGCAAAAGAAACTTATTGGTTTGGTCCGGGGAGTCGGATTATAATCGTCACACAAGATCAAAGGGTTTTAAGAGCAAGTGGGGTTAACTATATACACGAGGTGAATTTACCATCATATGACGAAGCTCTTCAAATGTTCTGCATGTATGCTTTTGACCAGAAATACCCAAAAGATGGTT from Raphanus sativus cultivar WK10039 chromosome 8, ASM80110v3, whole genome shotgun sequence includes:
- the LOC108820540 gene encoding probable disease resistance protein RPP1 isoform X4, producing the protein MDFFLSRTNVVSAAAISLLALLGTRFFNRRSKSHQENKTMASSSITLLDPPSSLPRNWKHHVFPSFHGADVRKSFLSHIVKEFKSKGIDLFIDNDLERSKSIGPELVEAIKGSRIAIVLLSKNYASSTWCLNELVEIVKCKEEFGQTVMPLFYEVDPTDIKKQKGYFGEVFRKTCKGKRKEEIQRWKHALTEVAQITGYHSTNWETEAKMIEDTATDVSNKLNLSAPCSDFDSLVGMESHMTRMEPLLQLDSSEVRKIGIWGSPGIGKTTIARSLFNRHSQEFQLSVFVDNIKKEYAIPSSSDDYSVKLYLQKQFMSRLTNNTCVSISHLGVVEDRLKDKKVLVVLDDVDHLEQVEAMAKETYWFGPGSRIIIVTQDQRVLRASGVNYIHEVNLPSYDEALQMFCMYAFDQKYPKDGFQELAWKVKDLVGCLPLGLRVMGSYFRGMSEQEWTEALPSRSAISSGWI
- the LOC108820540 gene encoding probable disease resistance protein RPP1 isoform X3, yielding MDFFLSRTNVVSAAAISLLALLGTRFFNRRSKSHQENKTMASSSITLLDPPSSLPRNWKHHVFPSFHGADVRKSFLSHIVKEFKSKGIDLFIDNDLERSKSIGPELVEAIKGSRIAIVLLSKNYASSTWCLNELVEIVKCKEEFGQTVMPLFYEVDPTDIKKQKGYFGEVFRKTCKGKRKEEIQRWKHALTEVAQITGYHSTNWETEAKMIEDTATDVSNKLNLSAPCSDFDSLVGMESHMTRMEPLLQLDSSEVRKIGIWGSPGIGKTTIARSLFNRHSQEFQLSVFVDNIKKEYAIPSSSDDYSVKLYLQKQFMSRLTNNTCVSISHLGVVEDRLKDKKVLVVLDDVDHLEQVEAMAKETYWFGPGSRIIIVTQDQRVLRASGVNYIHEVNLPSYDEALQMFCMYAFDQKYPKDGFQELAWKVKDLVGCLPLGLRVMGSYFRGMSEQEWTEALPSSRSAISSGWI